One genomic region from Flagellimonas oceani encodes:
- the gdhA gene encoding NADP-specific glutamate dehydrogenase has translation MEERIEDKIKVFMDEVISRNGHEPEFIQAVQEVAETVIPYIVQHDIYHGKNILLRMVEPERLISFRVAWVDDDGEIHVNRGYRIQMNSAIGPYKGGLRFHPTVNASVLKFLAFEQVFKNSLTTLPMGGGKGGSDFNPKGKSDDEIMRFCHAFMTELCRHIGPNTDIPAGDIGVGAREIGFLFGMYKKIRNEFTGVLTGKGLSWGGSLIRPEATGYGTVYFADSMLKTKNETFEGKKVVISGSGNVAQYAAEKVLHLGGKVLTLSDSAGYIYDKDGIDEEKLAFVMDLKNNKRGRISEYADKYASAEYYQGETPWKVECDIALPCATQNELNGDDAKALIKNGCIAVAEGANMPSTPEAIHAFHDAKILFAPGKASNAGGVATSGLEMSQNSLRISWTREEVDKRLKGIMSDIHDACVEYGEEEGYCNYVKGANIAGFVKVADAMLAQGVI, from the coding sequence ATGGAAGAAAGAATAGAAGATAAAATAAAAGTGTTTATGGATGAGGTGATTTCCAGAAATGGACATGAGCCGGAATTCATCCAAGCAGTGCAAGAGGTGGCCGAAACGGTAATACCTTATATTGTTCAGCACGACATCTACCACGGGAAGAACATTCTTTTAAGAATGGTGGAGCCAGAGCGATTGATTTCATTCCGTGTGGCATGGGTTGATGATGATGGGGAAATTCACGTTAACCGTGGATACCGTATTCAAATGAACTCTGCCATTGGCCCTTACAAAGGAGGACTTCGTTTTCACCCAACTGTAAATGCCAGTGTCCTTAAATTCTTGGCGTTCGAGCAAGTGTTCAAGAACAGTTTGACAACGCTGCCCATGGGTGGTGGTAAAGGTGGTTCCGACTTTAACCCAAAGGGTAAATCGGATGACGAGATCATGCGTTTTTGCCACGCCTTTATGACGGAATTGTGCCGACACATTGGTCCAAATACTGATATTCCAGCAGGAGACATTGGTGTTGGTGCCCGCGAAATCGGATTCCTTTTCGGGATGTACAAGAAAATCCGTAATGAGTTTACCGGGGTGTTGACCGGAAAAGGGCTTTCTTGGGGAGGTTCGTTGATCCGTCCCGAAGCTACCGGTTACGGTACGGTTTACTTCGCCGACAGCATGCTAAAGACCAAAAACGAAACTTTTGAAGGTAAAAAAGTCGTGATTTCAGGTTCCGGTAATGTGGCCCAATACGCTGCAGAAAAAGTATTGCATTTAGGAGGCAAGGTTTTGACCCTTTCTGATTCTGCCGGATACATTTACGACAAGGATGGCATCGATGAGGAAAAACTGGCGTTTGTGATGGATTTGAAAAACAACAAGCGCGGTAGGATCTCAGAATACGCAGATAAATATGCATCCGCAGAATATTACCAAGGAGAGACCCCATGGAAAGTTGAGTGTGATATTGCCTTGCCATGTGCCACTCAGAACGAGCTGAACGGAGACGATGCCAAAGCATTGATTAAAAATGGTTGCATCGCGGTTGCTGAAGGCGCAAATATGCCATCAACACCAGAAGCGATACATGCCTTCCATGATGCCAAGATTTTGTTTGCACCAGGTAAAGCCTCCAATGCGGGTGGTGTGGCCACTTCAGGATTGGAAATGTCGCAGAACTCTTTGCGTATCAGCTGGACCAGGGAGGAAGTGGACAAACGATTGAAAGGAATCATGTCCGATATTCATGACGCATGTGTTGAATACGGAGAGGAAGAGGGCTATTGCAACTATGTAAAAGGAGCCAATATCGCCGGCTTTGTTAAGGTCGCAGATGCCATGTTGGCCCAAGGAGTGATATAA
- a CDS encoding DUF3298 and DUF4163 domain-containing protein yields MKKYIVVILFLVVLMGCQTESKLTFEPTQLLGETCADCPKIAINIPNALDDSPVSEAINRSLREEIISIMSFSEDRTIDTMDKALQSFTDSYKELKTKFPDEIQWEATIDGEVIYEDENVVTLRLNSYSFTGGAHGYASTSYLNFDKKTGKELENAELFNDLDDFEDFAEAKFRNQESVPQDKNINATGFMFEGDSFHLPNNLGYTKDGVELIYNQYEVASYADGPIVLVLPYNEVNPYLKRKVEL; encoded by the coding sequence ATGAAAAAATATATCGTCGTTATACTTTTCCTTGTTGTATTGATGGGTTGCCAAACGGAGAGCAAACTTACTTTTGAGCCGACGCAACTGCTGGGCGAGACCTGTGCCGATTGTCCAAAAATAGCCATCAATATTCCAAATGCATTGGACGATTCTCCGGTTTCCGAAGCCATAAACCGTTCGCTCAGGGAAGAGATCATAAGCATCATGTCCTTTTCCGAAGATAGGACCATTGACACCATGGACAAGGCTTTGCAGTCTTTTACGGATAGCTACAAGGAGCTAAAGACCAAATTTCCCGATGAGATCCAATGGGAAGCTACGATTGATGGCGAGGTAATCTATGAAGATGAGAACGTAGTGACCTTGAGACTAAACTCCTACTCTTTTACCGGAGGTGCCCACGGCTACGCATCCACATCTTACTTAAATTTTGACAAGAAGACCGGTAAAGAGCTCGAAAATGCTGAACTTTTTAATGATTTGGACGACTTTGAAGATTTTGCCGAGGCAAAGTTCCGCAATCAAGAAAGCGTGCCGCAGGACAAAAACATAAATGCCACCGGGTTTATGTTCGAAGGAGACTCGTTCCATCTACCCAACAACTTAGGCTATACCAAAGACGGAGTGGAACTTATTTACAACCAATACGAAGTCGCCTCCTATGCCGATGGCCCCATTGTTCTGGTTTTGCCGTACAATGAAGTCAATCCGTACCTCAAACGAAAGGTCGAGCTTTAA
- the ileS gene encoding isoleucine--tRNA ligase, producing the protein MKFAEYKGLDLPKVSEDVLDFWKDKKIFEKSVSTREGKESYVFFEGPPSANGMPGIHHVMARTIKDIFPRYKTMKGFQVKRKAGWDTHGLPVEIGVEKELGITKEDIGKKISVEDYNAACKKAVMRYTDVWNEMTEKVGYWVDMEDPYITYKSKYMESVWWLLKQIYDKGLIYKGYTIQPYSPKAGTGLSSHELNQPGTYQDVTDTTVTAQFKAKTDSLPAFLKKIEGDIHFLAWTTTPWTLPSNTALTVGPKIEYVLVKSYNQYTFEPINVVLAKNLVNYNFSGKFKQVETEEELKAFKEGDKKIPYLVGESFVGKDLVGIQYEQLIDYVQPYQNPENAFRIISGDFVTTEDGTGIVHTAPTFGADDALVAKQATPEIPPMLVLDENDNPVPLVDLQGKFRPELKEFGGKYVKNEYYDEGEAPEKSVDVEIAIKLKIENKAFKVEKYVHSYPNCWRTDKPILYYPLNSWFIKVTDVKDRMFELNQTINWKPKSTGEGRFGNWLANANDWNLSRSRYWGIPLPIWRTDDGKEELIIGSVEELKSEMAKAVEAGVLDKDVFEDFVVGDMSEENYDKIDLHKNIVDGITLVSPSGQPMKREADLIDVWFDSGSMPYAQWHYPFENKELIDDGIAFPANFIAEGVDQTRGWFYTLHAIGTMVFDSIAYKNVVSNGLVLDKEGKKMSKRLGNAVDPFEVLPEHGPDATRWYMISNANPWDNLKFDIEGVVEVKRKFFGTLYNTYSFMALYANIDAFDYSEADIPLDERPEIDQWILSELHTLIKNVDEAYNDYEATRAARMISDYVQENLSNWYVRLCRRRFWKGDYGTDKISAYQTLYTCLSTVAKLSAPIAPFFMEQLYRDLDATSQKEGFESVHLAEFPVYDSSMVNKDLERKMQLAQKISSLVLSIRQKEKIKVRQPLQKIMIPVLDDEQRKDIESVSNLVKSEVNVKEIEMLDDASGVLVKQIKPNFKVLGPKFGKDMKAIAGKVSNLGQEDIQKMEHEGELLLQLENKTVNLQLTDVEISSQDIEGWLVASSGPLTVALDVTIDENLKKEGIARELVNRIQNLRKESGFEVTDKIDIKILKDGLVENAVSSNEDYIKTETLTAELNFEEKLEDGVAIAFDEVNTKLFIQKH; encoded by the coding sequence ATGAAGTTTGCGGAATATAAGGGATTGGATTTGCCAAAGGTATCGGAGGATGTTCTTGACTTTTGGAAGGATAAAAAGATTTTTGAAAAAAGCGTTTCCACTAGGGAAGGCAAAGAGAGCTATGTGTTTTTTGAAGGCCCTCCATCTGCAAACGGAATGCCCGGGATTCACCACGTAATGGCGCGTACCATCAAGGATATCTTTCCACGGTACAAAACCATGAAGGGTTTTCAGGTAAAAAGAAAAGCCGGATGGGACACCCATGGCCTTCCTGTGGAAATCGGTGTGGAAAAAGAGCTCGGCATCACCAAAGAGGATATCGGCAAAAAAATATCGGTAGAGGATTACAATGCGGCCTGTAAAAAAGCGGTAATGCGCTACACGGACGTGTGGAACGAGATGACCGAGAAAGTCGGCTATTGGGTGGATATGGAAGACCCCTACATCACCTACAAGTCCAAGTATATGGAATCCGTTTGGTGGCTGCTGAAACAGATTTATGACAAAGGACTTATTTATAAGGGATACACCATTCAGCCCTATTCGCCAAAGGCGGGTACGGGATTAAGTTCCCACGAGTTGAATCAACCTGGTACCTATCAAGATGTGACGGATACCACGGTTACCGCACAGTTCAAGGCCAAAACCGATTCACTTCCAGCATTTTTGAAGAAAATAGAGGGAGACATTCACTTTTTGGCTTGGACGACCACGCCTTGGACACTTCCATCCAACACGGCATTGACCGTTGGGCCGAAGATTGAATATGTACTGGTAAAATCGTACAACCAATACACGTTCGAGCCCATAAATGTAGTGCTGGCCAAAAACTTGGTCAACTACAATTTTTCTGGGAAGTTCAAACAGGTTGAAACCGAGGAAGAGTTGAAAGCATTTAAGGAAGGTGACAAAAAGATTCCGTATTTGGTAGGAGAATCTTTTGTGGGCAAGGATTTGGTCGGCATTCAGTACGAGCAGCTGATCGATTACGTGCAGCCCTACCAAAATCCTGAGAATGCCTTCAGAATAATTTCAGGTGATTTTGTAACCACCGAGGACGGTACGGGAATCGTGCATACGGCACCCACCTTTGGTGCGGACGATGCCTTGGTGGCAAAACAGGCAACGCCGGAGATACCGCCGATGCTGGTTTTGGATGAAAATGACAACCCGGTCCCGTTGGTGGACCTTCAAGGTAAATTTAGACCTGAACTGAAAGAGTTTGGTGGCAAATATGTGAAGAACGAATACTACGATGAGGGCGAAGCACCTGAAAAGTCCGTCGATGTAGAGATTGCCATCAAACTAAAAATAGAGAACAAGGCCTTTAAGGTCGAAAAATACGTGCACAGCTACCCAAATTGCTGGCGTACGGACAAACCCATCCTCTACTATCCGTTGAACTCTTGGTTCATTAAGGTGACCGATGTCAAGGATCGTATGTTTGAGTTGAACCAGACCATTAACTGGAAACCAAAATCCACTGGAGAGGGCCGATTTGGCAACTGGTTGGCCAATGCGAACGATTGGAACCTTTCTAGATCAAGATATTGGGGTATTCCGTTGCCTATCTGGCGAACCGATGATGGGAAGGAAGAATTGATCATCGGCTCCGTGGAGGAATTGAAATCTGAAATGGCAAAGGCAGTTGAGGCTGGAGTTTTGGACAAAGACGTTTTCGAAGATTTTGTAGTGGGCGATATGAGCGAGGAGAACTACGATAAAATCGATTTGCACAAAAATATTGTGGATGGCATCACCTTGGTTTCGCCATCAGGGCAGCCGATGAAGCGTGAAGCAGACCTTATCGATGTTTGGTTCGATAGTGGTTCCATGCCCTACGCGCAATGGCACTACCCTTTTGAGAACAAGGAACTGATTGATGACGGCATTGCGTTCCCAGCCAACTTTATCGCCGAAGGTGTAGATCAGACCCGTGGTTGGTTCTATACCCTGCACGCTATTGGAACCATGGTTTTTGATAGCATTGCCTATAAAAATGTGGTTTCCAACGGACTTGTTTTGGACAAGGAAGGCAAAAAAATGTCCAAACGATTGGGCAATGCGGTAGACCCCTTCGAGGTGTTGCCAGAGCATGGACCCGATGCCACGCGTTGGTATATGATTTCCAATGCCAATCCTTGGGACAACCTTAAATTTGATATAGAAGGCGTTGTGGAGGTAAAGCGAAAGTTCTTCGGAACACTTTACAACACCTATTCCTTTATGGCGCTTTATGCCAATATTGATGCGTTTGATTATTCCGAGGCCGATATTCCTTTGGATGAAAGACCAGAGATCGATCAATGGATTTTGTCCGAGTTGCACACCTTGATCAAAAATGTGGATGAAGCCTACAATGATTACGAGGCTACCCGTGCCGCTCGAATGATTTCTGACTACGTTCAAGAAAATTTGAGCAACTGGTACGTGCGTTTGTGTAGGAGACGTTTCTGGAAAGGGGATTACGGAACGGATAAGATTTCCGCATACCAAACCCTTTATACCTGTCTGTCAACAGTGGCCAAATTATCCGCCCCGATTGCACCGTTCTTTATGGAACAATTGTACAGGGATTTAGATGCTACTTCACAAAAAGAAGGTTTTGAAAGCGTACACTTGGCAGAGTTCCCAGTTTATGATTCCAGTATGGTGAACAAGGACTTGGAACGTAAGATGCAATTGGCCCAAAAGATTTCCTCTTTGGTGCTTTCCATCCGTCAGAAGGAAAAAATAAAGGTGCGCCAACCGCTTCAAAAAATCATGATTCCCGTATTGGACGATGAGCAAAGAAAGGACATTGAATCTGTATCCAATTTGGTGAAATCCGAGGTCAATGTGAAGGAGATTGAAATGTTGGACGATGCTTCGGGCGTACTTGTAAAGCAAATTAAACCCAATTTTAAGGTGTTGGGCCCGAAATTTGGTAAGGATATGAAGGCAATTGCCGGCAAAGTATCAAACTTGGGTCAAGAGGATATCCAAAAAATGGAACATGAAGGAGAATTATTGCTACAGTTGGAAAATAAAACCGTTAATTTACAGTTAACCGATGTAGAAATAAGTTCCCAAGATATAGAGGGTTGGTTGGTAGCCAGTTCCGGTCCGTTGACTGTGGCACTGGATGTTACCATAGACGAAAACTTGAAAAAGGAGGGAATTGCCCGGGAATTGGTGAACCGAATCCAGAACCTGAGAAAAGAATCCGGATTTGAGGTAACCGATAAAATCGACATTAAAATATTGAAGGACGGCCTAGTGGAAAATGCGGTTTCCAGTAATGAGGATTATATCAAAACGGAAACGTTGACCGCCGAGCTCAACTTTGAAGAGAAACTTGAAGATGGTGTTGCAATAGCCTTTGATGAGGTGAACACAAAATTGTTTATTCAAAAACATTAA
- a CDS encoding conjugal transfer protein TraO has product MKHYHLCFGLLLAALILSVQECFSQRSYLSIGAVPTYKTDGYGIQLNANHYHSTTDYLQVSLVATFSKEKPNSGVEFPYDDYWLNLGYFTTILTSPKRGISFYFGGGPSVGYKYINNGETDFPFDALDAESSFIYGAYASFEMDFFVSDAFSLIIPINGYYHFNSDLNDSTLLLGAGLRYYFK; this is encoded by the coding sequence ATGAAACACTACCATTTATGCTTCGGGCTGCTATTGGCTGCCCTAATCCTTTCTGTACAAGAATGTTTTTCCCAAAGGAGTTATTTATCCATCGGAGCGGTTCCTACGTATAAGACGGACGGGTATGGCATTCAGCTCAATGCAAACCATTATCATAGCACCACGGATTATCTTCAAGTATCCCTAGTGGCCACTTTTTCCAAGGAAAAACCAAATTCTGGCGTAGAATTCCCGTATGATGACTACTGGTTGAACCTTGGCTATTTTACCACTATTTTAACGTCGCCAAAGCGTGGTATTTCCTTTTATTTTGGAGGTGGACCATCGGTGGGCTACAAGTACATCAACAATGGAGAAACTGATTTTCCCTTTGATGCCTTGGATGCAGAGAGCAGTTTTATATATGGTGCCTATGCCTCGTTTGAAATGGATTTTTTTGTTTCCGATGCCTTTTCTTTGATCATTCCTATAAATGGATACTACCATTTTAATAGCGACCTCAATGATTCCACGCTGCTTTTGGGAGCCGGACTGCGGTATTATTTTAAATAA
- the recO gene encoding DNA repair protein RecO, translating to MQVTTKAIVLSSLKYGDTSLIVRAFTQSDGVKSYLLKGVLASKKAKIRPAYFLPLMQLEIVANHKNKGTLESMRDVKVAIPYQTLHTDIIKNSVVLFLAEMLGNSIQEQEQDESLFNYLEYALQWMDVHQLSPNFHILFLLNLTKYLGFYPDTSCKNSPFFDLLEGSFSKTPSLNPLIQSENLESFKKFLGTDFEALQSIQLTKSNRRELLKTMVRYYGLHVHGFREPKSLAVLNAVFT from the coding sequence ATGCAAGTCACAACAAAAGCCATCGTACTTTCCTCCCTAAAATATGGGGATACCAGTCTTATCGTTAGGGCCTTTACGCAATCGGATGGCGTAAAATCCTATTTGCTGAAAGGAGTGCTTGCCTCAAAAAAGGCAAAAATCCGACCGGCCTATTTTCTTCCTTTGATGCAACTGGAAATCGTGGCAAACCATAAGAACAAAGGAACCTTGGAAAGTATGCGCGATGTGAAGGTGGCCATTCCCTATCAAACCCTGCACACGGATATAATAAAGAACAGTGTGGTCCTTTTTTTGGCCGAAATGTTGGGCAACAGCATACAGGAGCAAGAGCAGGACGAAAGCTTGTTCAATTATCTGGAATATGCGCTGCAATGGATGGATGTTCATCAATTATCACCCAATTTCCACATCTTATTTTTACTTAATTTGACCAAGTATCTCGGATTTTACCCTGATACGTCCTGTAAAAACTCGCCTTTTTTTGATTTATTGGAAGGGAGCTTTAGTAAAACACCGTCCCTTAACCCATTGATTCAAAGTGAAAATCTGGAAAGTTTCAAGAAATTTTTAGGCACGGATTTTGAGGCATTACAATCAATCCAACTAACTAAGTCTAACAGGCGAGAACTCTTGAAAACGATGGTCCGGTATTATGGTCTGCATGTACATGGATTTCGAGAACCAAAGTCTCTCGCCGTATTAAATGCAGTATTCACTTAA
- a CDS encoding TonB-dependent receptor: MQYSLKMQSLKPTLTLILLLFTLTFYAQEVTVLDVDTGIPVDNIAIFNKDQTKSTVTDVNGKGDLDIFSSNERITFKHISYETYTTTKEQIERRGNRVYLLLKTEELQEVVMSVSKWEQQKKHIPQKIETFDARNIAFTAPQTSADLLQSSGKIFVQKSQLGGGSPMIRGFATNRILLSVDGVRMNNAIFRGGNLQNVISVDPFTIKKTEVTFGPGSVIYGSDAIGGVMNFYTQSPRFSFADSLAFSGNINYRYSSANNENTAHVDFNLGKQKWASYTSFTYNNFDDLKMGEHGPESYLRPNYVIRENGTDVLVANDNPKKQVESGYDQINFLQKFTYRPNSTWNYDLGLYYSETSDFPRYDRLIRPTSDGEGLRSAEWYYGPQKWFMGNFQITQKGKNKFYDGVKLTTAYQFFEESRHDRGFQDVELYSTREKVDALSVNLDFENRKIGALNLYYGAEYVFNKVRSMGSMRNIETDEVDETASRYPDGSTWQTLAGYINGEYQLKPNLSLLSGIRYSQVWVDATFESTYYPFPFDEADIVTGALTGSLGLSWFPRSDLQVTLNGSTGFRAPNIDDIGKIFDSEPGSVVVPNPDLEPEYAYNGELGLRKNFNDVLVLKGAAYYTYLVDALVRRDFSFGGQTEIEYNGEPSNVQAIQNAAKAYVYGFEFGVEAYFNEHLSLNSNLTLTEGVEEDDDGTDSPSRHAAPTFGDVHLIWDNQRLKADVFVNYNGEVSNDDLALSEQSKTYMYASDANGNPYSPSWYTLNFRSQYQITNALKASVSLENMTNQRYRMYSSGIAAPGTNLILGLGYVF, from the coding sequence ATGCAGTATTCACTTAAAATGCAAAGCCTAAAACCAACCTTAACTTTAATTCTTTTATTATTTACACTGACTTTTTATGCCCAAGAAGTAACCGTTTTGGATGTTGATACAGGAATTCCTGTGGACAACATTGCAATTTTTAACAAGGACCAGACCAAGTCCACCGTAACAGACGTCAACGGAAAAGGCGATTTGGACATTTTTTCGTCGAACGAAAGGATCACCTTTAAACATATTAGCTACGAAACCTACACCACCACCAAGGAGCAAATAGAACGGCGAGGCAACAGGGTGTATCTATTGTTGAAAACCGAAGAGCTTCAAGAAGTGGTGATGTCCGTTTCCAAATGGGAACAGCAGAAAAAGCACATCCCGCAAAAAATAGAAACCTTTGATGCCCGCAATATTGCATTCACGGCACCGCAGACCTCTGCGGACCTGTTGCAAAGCAGCGGAAAGATATTTGTACAGAAAAGTCAACTCGGTGGAGGTAGCCCCATGATCAGGGGATTTGCTACCAATAGAATTTTATTGTCTGTTGACGGCGTTAGGATGAACAACGCCATTTTCAGGGGCGGGAACCTTCAAAATGTAATATCGGTGGACCCGTTTACCATCAAAAAAACAGAGGTGACCTTTGGTCCGGGGTCGGTGATCTACGGTAGTGATGCCATAGGGGGAGTAATGAACTTTTATACACAAAGTCCCCGTTTTTCATTTGCGGATAGCTTGGCATTCTCCGGAAACATCAATTATAGATATTCATCGGCCAATAATGAAAACACCGCCCATGTCGATTTTAATCTTGGCAAACAAAAATGGGCATCGTACACCAGTTTCACCTATAACAATTTTGATGACTTAAAAATGGGGGAACATGGCCCGGAATCCTACTTGCGGCCCAATTATGTTATCCGTGAAAACGGTACCGATGTGCTGGTGGCCAACGATAATCCCAAAAAACAGGTCGAGTCTGGCTATGACCAGATCAATTTTCTCCAAAAGTTTACTTACCGTCCCAATAGTACATGGAACTACGATTTGGGACTGTACTATTCCGAAACATCGGATTTTCCACGTTATGATAGATTGATTCGTCCAACAAGCGACGGTGAAGGACTTCGTTCCGCGGAATGGTACTACGGTCCACAAAAATGGTTCATGGGAAACTTTCAAATCACCCAAAAAGGGAAAAACAAGTTTTATGATGGCGTAAAACTCACCACGGCCTATCAATTTTTTGAAGAAAGCAGGCACGATCGCGGTTTTCAGGATGTAGAACTGTATTCCACTCGCGAAAAAGTGGATGCATTGTCCGTTAACCTGGATTTTGAGAACAGAAAAATCGGGGCGCTCAACCTGTATTATGGTGCCGAATACGTTTTTAACAAGGTGCGTTCCATGGGCAGTATGCGCAATATTGAAACCGATGAAGTTGATGAGACCGCATCCAGATATCCCGATGGCTCCACCTGGCAGACCCTGGCCGGATACATTAATGGCGAGTACCAGTTAAAGCCCAACCTTTCGCTGCTATCTGGAATTCGATATAGTCAAGTTTGGGTTGACGCCACGTTTGAGAGCACCTATTACCCTTTTCCGTTTGATGAAGCCGATATTGTAACGGGAGCGCTTACCGGAAGTTTGGGACTAAGCTGGTTTCCAAGGTCCGACCTTCAGGTAACATTGAACGGTTCCACAGGTTTTAGGGCGCCTAATATTGATGACATCGGGAAGATATTCGACTCGGAACCAGGGTCGGTGGTAGTGCCCAATCCCGATTTGGAACCAGAGTATGCCTATAATGGTGAGTTGGGCCTCAGAAAAAACTTCAACGATGTGCTGGTTTTGAAAGGAGCTGCCTACTATACCTACTTGGTCGATGCTTTGGTCCGAAGGGATTTTTCCTTTGGAGGTCAAACAGAGATAGAATACAATGGCGAACCGAGCAATGTACAGGCCATTCAAAATGCGGCAAAGGCCTATGTGTATGGTTTTGAATTTGGTGTGGAAGCTTATTTTAACGAGCATCTATCCCTCAATTCCAACCTTACCTTGACCGAAGGCGTCGAGGAGGACGATGATGGTACCGATAGCCCATCACGCCATGCTGCACCCACCTTTGGCGATGTTCATTTGATTTGGGACAACCAAAGGTTGAAAGCAGACGTGTTTGTCAACTATAACGGAGAGGTAAGCAATGATGATTTGGCACTTTCCGAACAGAGCAAGACCTATATGTATGCCAGCGACGCCAACGGAAACCCCTATTCGCCATCGTGGTATACCCTAAACTTTAGGTCGCAGTACCAAATCACCAATGCGTTGAAGGCATCCGTGAGCCTGGAAAATATGACCAATCAACGGTACAGGATGTATTCCTCGGGAATTGCCGCCCCGGGCACCAACCTTATTCTGGGGCTGGGCTACGTCTTTTAA
- a CDS encoding cystathionine gamma-synthase, whose translation MGKKELKFNSKAIHGGQRPDAAYGAVMPPIYQTSTYAQPTPGAHKGYEYSRGGNPTRTALENAVASLENGSFGMAFGSGMAAIDAVLKLLLPGDEVICTSDLYGGSYRLFKGVYEKYGVKFRFSDMVDMEELASQITENTKLIWVETPTNPMMNIIDIEAVSKITKQHNLLLAVDNTFATPYLQRPLDLGADIVMHSATKYLAGHSDVVVGALAVKDEKLADQLYFVQKSSGGICGPMDSFLTLRGIKTLHVRMQRHCENAELVAKYLENHPKIDKVYWPGFEHHPNHKVAKKQMEGFGGMISFVPKGRNYEEAIKIVENLQLFTLAESLGGVESLVGHPASMSHGSIPKEEREKNGVVDALIRLSIGIEDAEDLINDLKQALN comes from the coding sequence ATGGGCAAAAAAGAGTTAAAATTCAACAGTAAAGCAATCCACGGAGGACAACGGCCCGATGCCGCTTACGGAGCGGTAATGCCGCCCATATATCAAACTTCTACCTATGCACAGCCCACTCCCGGCGCACACAAAGGGTACGAATATTCCAGGGGGGGCAACCCTACGCGGACCGCTTTGGAAAATGCCGTGGCAAGTTTGGAGAATGGCAGTTTTGGTATGGCTTTCGGTAGTGGAATGGCAGCGATAGATGCTGTGCTGAAACTATTGCTTCCCGGTGATGAGGTAATCTGCACCAGTGACCTTTACGGAGGCAGCTACCGACTCTTTAAGGGCGTTTATGAAAAATATGGGGTCAAGTTCCGTTTTTCCGATATGGTGGACATGGAAGAACTGGCTTCGCAAATCACCGAAAACACCAAGTTGATCTGGGTGGAGACGCCTACCAACCCCATGATGAACATTATTGATATCGAGGCCGTTTCCAAGATTACCAAACAACATAATTTATTGTTGGCGGTGGACAACACCTTTGCTACTCCCTACCTACAGCGGCCATTGGACTTGGGTGCCGATATTGTGATGCATTCTGCCACCAAATATTTGGCGGGCCATAGCGATGTGGTGGTCGGAGCCTTGGCGGTAAAGGATGAAAAATTGGCCGACCAATTGTATTTCGTTCAAAAATCGAGTGGAGGTATCTGTGGCCCCATGGACAGTTTTTTGACCCTTCGCGGTATTAAAACACTTCATGTGCGCATGCAGCGCCATTGTGAGAACGCGGAATTGGTGGCGAAATATTTGGAGAACCATCCCAAAATCGATAAAGTATATTGGCCAGGTTTCGAGCATCACCCAAATCATAAAGTTGCCAAAAAGCAAATGGAAGGTTTTGGCGGAATGATTTCCTTCGTGCCCAAGGGCAGAAACTATGAAGAAGCCATCAAAATTGTGGAGAACCTTCAACTGTTTACTCTTGCCGAATCGTTAGGGGGTGTCGAGAGTTTGGTGGGCCATCCGGCAAGTATGTCGCACGGAAGCATTCCAAAAGAAGAGCGCGAAAAAAACGGGGTGGTAGATGCATTGATCAGGTTGAGTATCGGTATTGAGGACGCAGAAGATTTAATAAATGATTTGAAACAGGCGCTTAACTAA
- a CDS encoding TraR/DksA family transcriptional regulator → MAEDSKVRYSDKDLAEFRTLIEEKMEKAKNHLELLKSSYMNDGNNGTDDTSPTFKAFEEGSETMSKEANTQLAIRQEKFIRDLKNALLRIENKTYGICRVTGKLINKERLKLVPHATLSIEAKNMQK, encoded by the coding sequence ATGGCAGAAGATTCAAAAGTAAGATACTCCGACAAGGACCTTGCGGAATTCAGAACATTGATCGAGGAGAAAATGGAAAAGGCCAAAAATCATTTGGAGCTTTTAAAGAGCTCTTACATGAACGATGGCAACAATGGAACCGATGATACCTCGCCAACGTTCAAGGCGTTCGAGGAAGGTTCCGAGACCATGAGCAAAGAGGCGAACACACAGTTGGCCATCCGCCAGGAAAAATTTATCCGTGACCTTAAAAACGCTTTGTTGCGAATCGAGAACAAGACCTATGGCATTTGCAGGGTAACAGGAAAGCTCATCAATAAAGAGCGTTTAAAGCTTGTGCCCCATGCTACGTTGAGCATTGAGGCTAAGAATATGCAAAAATAA